The nucleotide sequence TAGGACCAaaagctccttaacagcttctagccccaagccataagactgctgaacaattaatcaaatggccaccagaccattacattgacccccccccccatttgttttgtacactgctgctactcgctgtttattatctatgcatagtcacatacccctacctacatgtacatgagTCGAGGAATCAATTATTTTGGCGCAGACTCTCCACTATGTCGCTGTCTTCAGCAGAGAAAGGCAAGTGACAGCAGCGAAGTCCTGTATGACAATACTTTCAGAAGTTAAATGAGAAAGAAATGCAGACTGTGATGTGAAACTGAGATACAGTAATGGGTAGTACAGGTGCAACGCTGAACCGTCAGACTTTAAAAGGGAAGCTCTgtgagacccaaaccgttgctgGCAGCTGCGCTGAATTCACATGGAATTTTATGAAAGAAAAATCGATTTTAAAAAATGGCTGTTTATTTAAAATGTTTTGCCCATTTATAACATCCCTAGTGAGTCCAGAGCTGCTAACCTGCCACGTTGTCCTTCTTCGCCCGAACCTTCACCTTGGCCTTGTTAACATTCTGGATGACAGTAGTGCTGTGGGAACATTAGGAGAATGTTATGAGAGAACATTGACTAAACATTAGGCAAACGCCTAAATAAAAAGGCATCAAATGCACATCCTCTCACCTGAAGTCGCCAGCAGCGAATTTCGCCTCAGCTAAAGAGAAGGCCGCCTCCCTCATCACTTCGCCCATCAAGGTCTTTGTCTAGAGATAGCAAGAGGAAACGAGAAGGACTGAAGTCAATGTGTCAGGCCCTGATGACATTAGGATCTGTTATACAAAACAAACTTACAGTAATATTACTAAGAAACAGGGAATTagacaatgttttaaacatagaaatagaactaCAAGAACAGATATTCCCATTGAACATAGAAATAGAACTACAAGAACAGATATTCCCATTGAAATCAATGGTCTGTGATGGGTAGGCCGGCAGCCATATTGAATTTACCCTTgcccttgatcatgactctcagttccattgGACGAACGCATCTTCTGTGAGTTTTGTTATGAGCTTTGTTCTGAACATGCATCGATTTGCAGTTAAATTGATACACAccttttatagggttagggttccacaTTGCCATATCTCTGTTACGGCACGTGTTTACAGAAGACAGAGGGAcaacctgtgctaattagctatatAGCATGCACCGAACGCCTGCGTGTAATGGaagaagctcacagaacaggaccacagATTTTGAGAACTGATTCACGTTTAGATGGAGTATTGGGCTGTTTTGGCTGCCAGAGCCAGCGTACCTCTGAAAATAACTTTGGACCTTAAGGAGTACCAGCAGGCTCCTTCAGAGTACATCTTGGGCTAATGTCCATGGATTTTCCCAGTCTAATATTTTCTTGTTTCTAATGGTTTTAACCCCAGTTGAATTACCTCAATGATCTTGCGGAGGATCTGACGGAAGCGCATGGAGAGAGCATCAGCCTTCTTCTTCAGTAGGTTCCTGCCAGTCTGGGCCCCCTTCAGACGGGCCTTCATGATGGTCTGAGCCCTTCACAGACAAGTCATCAGATGTCAGACAGAGGACTTCCATAATAAATATGAACATTCAGATTTGAATCGTAGTAAGTAGGCCTAAGTAGTTTGACATGGTATAATCTGTGGAGAATAGTTTTGGGGAAAGTACAGTAGCCCCATAGACGATATGTAAGGCACATTAAAAAAATGGTTTGGAAATGATGGCCAGTCATCACATGACACGGGGACATGTCCTATTTTAGATGTCCATCATGAAATGGCAAAGGATTAAAATGATTGACAATGCAAAACTCTTCAAAATAACCAATACCCTTACAAATTGATGCAAAAAAATTGATGCAACGGTTTAGTTTATCATCATTAATTAAAGGCCTCAATTGGCTAGCTAACAACCGAGGACAGGGAGCATAAAATCGCGAACCTAGCTAGATTGTAAGGATTACTTAGAAATGTCAAAcatgctacctagctagctaacgttacttacATTCTAGAGGGGAATACGTCGATCCTCTCTTTTCCTGACATCTTGTTTTTTTGGCTAGAAACAGTCTTCTGTACTTCAATTCCGTCTGGATGACGTGACGGCAAACAGATATCTCTAATAATCAATAAAATATATTGCACTACGTTTATTACACCTTGAGGATGACAGATTTGTAACCGATGTCGTGATCTTCATGATATTCTAGTGCGAAAAGACATCAGCTGGTTAGTAGTCATGTGACTGTGTTGTTAACAGCTATTGCGCTTGCGCTTGTCAACCCAGGCGCTTTTTCTTCCGGGTCGAAACATGAGCTCACAGATTAATTTGAAGTTGTAGCAATTGGGCCCAATTCGCTAGCTACATTTTTGaagaaaaaaatcaaataaatacaggacattacaccatattgttccGTAACTTTACGATACAGGTGAGTGCGAACAAAACAGCTGTATGCTGGGGTTGTGAAGAGTTCATTGGTGTAACAGCATACatttagtccgtcccctcgcccctacccggcctcgaaccagagaccctctgcacacatcaacaacagtcatccACGAAGcaccacaaaagctgcggcccttgcagagcaaaggaaagcactacttcaaggtctcagagcaaattacgtcaccgattgaaacgctattagcgcgcgccaCCGCTAACTTGCtcgccatttcacatcggttacattgGCTAGTTAGGTGCATTTGCCAAATGTAATCACGTTAAGCTGGTTTACTTTATGGAAATATAGTAAGAGGATATCTATCTTTCAACTCATTCTTTTCGGTCTAAAAATATGTGCCAAAGCAATTGAGTGCAGTTAGAGATATCTGCTGTGAGAACATACTGTTGTGATCAATGTGGGTGCGTTGACGTCTAGAGGTTTGAAGGGGAGGAGTTTTTTGGACATGGAGGTATGATCAGGTAACGCTAGATTTAAATATCAGAACAACATGTAATCTCTGTCATGGAACTCTCCTTGTAGCGTACTAAACCACACGATGAAGGAAGTTTATTGTGAACTTCACCAGAGTGGAGCATAGACCCGGTTTTATGGAATCTAGCTCTGACTACATTGATTCGCCCAAagtacattttatttaacctttattttatcagTGAGGCATGTTGAGACCAAGGTCTATTTTACAGATGCCAAATGTTTTGCTTGGCAAGGAGCAAAAAGACTGGCACCCAGACTAATGAATTGCAGCCCTGGTCAGATTGTGTAGAATAGGGAATCACATTCACATCAAATTGAACAAGCCCCCTAGTTTACTTTGATGTCTCTCTTAAAGTGCTTGTACCATGTCTCACAGTGGTTCTTTAAACTACACTGTCAAAGCTGGTCAAATAAATTGAGCCTTCCTtactgttaggttctaattctgAGTAAAAACTACAGACACTATGAAAGTTTATCCTTCCCAGGGgatcaatacagctgcattagacaCGTGTTTCCACCACAAGTATGcatgtatatatattattttatggtTTGACTGGAAGACGAAGTAATAAACCATTCCTTCTCGTTTAAGTTGATCTGACCTCGAGCCCCTTGATGTCTAATTCAAAGCTGTCCACCCGTATCACCTATAGCAATCCTGTCACTGTCTCCTGTCCACCCAGCACATTCCAAAGCCATGtgtctcctacagataaccattcaTTTCTGCTGTAACAACCTTTCACTATCactcctcagatactatagtattactgatgtaacaaccagtctctatcactcctcagatactatagtattactgatgTACCAACCattctctatcacccctcagatactatagtattgcTGATGTAATAACCAGTCTCTATAGGATTACTGATGTACCAACCATTatctatcacccctcagatactatagtattgcTGATGTAATAACCAGTCTCTATAGGATTACTGACGTAATAACCAGTCTATAGTATTACTGATGTAATAACCAGTCTCTATAGTATTACTGATGTAATAACCCGTCTCTATAGTATTACTGATGTAATAACCAGTCTCTATAGGATTACTGACGTAATAACCAGTCTTTATAGTATTACTGATGTAATAACCCGTCTATAGGATTACTGATGTACCAACCATTatctatcacccctcagatactatagtattgttGATGTAATAACCCGTCTCTATAGGATTACTGATGTACCAACCattctctatcacccctcagatactatagtattgttGATGTAATAACCCGTCTCTATAGGATTACTGATGTACCAACCATTatctatcacccctcagatactatagtattgcTGATGTAATAACCAGTCTCTATAGTATTACTGATGTAATAACCAGTCTCTATAGTATTACAGATGTAATAACCCGTCTCTATAGTATTACTGATGTACCAACCATTATCTATCACTCAGATACTAGTCTTACTTCTGATGTATCTAGGATAGCAATGTTCCAAGTTTAACCCAGAATCCAACATTGACAATGACTTTCTATTCTATTGGTTTATGCACTGGGCCAGATCAAGCCATTTCTCTATTTACAAAACCAAGTACACAGAACTATAGAAAATCCTCTTTATTCAAAACAAATTTCCACtggtacaaaaaaaaaatggAGACAATGTTTTCACAAATCACAATCATTTCAGCTGGTCTTCCAAATGAACCTTTCCTATACAGTGTTCTGTCAGGTGTTACAGTATGAGACCAACCAATCACAAGTCAGGAAGTAAGACCTAACATTCAGTATCTGGCCCATCATCCTCAAATAGCATTTTTAGAAAGTATCGTTTGTAATACAAAAACAAACCTACTCCACTTAAACAGAAGTTTCAGCAGATGCCAATGACTAAGCATTTGAGATGTTATAGAAGTTGTGGATGTTTCTAAGTACTAATATCACAAAACTATAGAAAAACTGAGACCAGTGAGATACCTTTCAGTGAACCTCCTTCCCACGGCTTGGTAGCCATGTTGTCTTCTTCAAACGCTAGCTGCTTATCTGCCAGCTCCATCCCAACCCCCGGGACAGGCAACTCAAGCCAAGAGACTGTCGTCAGGCCATTGTCCAAGTGGTTGCTTGCATGCATCTTCAATAAGCACTTAGTCAAAGTCATTCAAGCACATACACATGTAGGCTGTACAGTCAGCAGCTGTAGTAGAGATACATGTACCAGAGTCTATTGGAATAATGAGAAAACGGGAGCTCAATATTGTCCATAGGAGAAAGCCATTGTTGGGGTATTAGGATGAGCCCATTCTTTGATTTTAGGCTGCTCGAATGAAGAAGCAGTCTTTTTTGGTGACTAACAACACTAAAGTTGGATTACTCTATTAGAAAAAGTTGGATGTTCGTTCTGTGATTTCTTGGGTTTCTTATTTCACCAGCCCAATCTTCTTGGCCTCCGTTTCATAGATCAGCAACCTCCACATCTTGACTATGAAGACTTCTGCTTCTTCATCCAGAACCTTGGTGTAAAGAAACAGCATTTCAGTTGGATCAATAAATTAGTACTTTTTAAAAGGCTCCGTTTTATGGGCATAAATCTAAACTTGATGATCAGGGTATCAAAAATGATCAAATGTAGTTTTAACTGATCAAAAATGATCAAATGTAGTTTTAACTGATCAAAAATGATCAAATGTAGTTTTAACAATAAGCTTAAGCTGAACTGAGACAATTTTGAGAATGTTTGCAGTATATCTTTGTTTGGGATACTCACCATGGCAACATCATCCAAGATACCCTGTGGTGTACCATGAGCCATCACCTGGGGATAAGAGGTCAAAATGAATGAATCAGAATGAACTGCTGTACCAAGAACACCCACTTCCCCCAGTAGATTGCATCACAATCAAGCTTACACACCTTTGAGCAGACAAAATCCACTAGCGTAGCCTCCTCTTCTCCAATGTACTCAATGATCTTTTTATTGATCCAGGGACGTATGCGTCGATCCATCAGAGTCTGGGAAGgatagacagtcagacatacaGTTCTTCAGTCACTGCACCAGAGATGTCTATCAGTATTGTAAAGAAACATATTATCAAAATGTTTGTCAAAGTAGAAAAAAATGGCCATATCACCAATTCCCCTGGACTTCAAACCAACCAGTGTCATTTTCCCCCTCTGGTCGACCCCACCACTCTAGCCTGGTCGACCCCACCACTCTAGCCTGGTCGACCCCACCACTCTAGCCTGGTCGACCCCACCACTCTAGCCTGGTCGACCCCACCACTCTAGCCTGGTCGACCCCACCACTCTAGCCTGGTCGCCCCCACCACTCTAGCCTGGTCGCCCCCACCACTCTAGCCTGGTCGCCCCCACCACTCTAGCCTGGTCGCCCCCACCACTCTAGCCTGGTCGCCCCCACCACTCTAGCCTGGTCGCCCCCACCACTCTAGCCTGGTCGCCCCACCACTCTAGCCTGGTCGCCCCACCACTCTAGCCTGGTCGCCCCACCACTCTAGCCTGGTCGCCCCACCACTCTAGCCTGGTCGCCCCACCACTCTAGCCTGGTCGCCCCACCACTCTAGCCTGGTTTCCTGTCTATTTCGGCCCTATTGCCAACACGTTATGGAATCAGGTGGCAAGAGAGCAGCAAGCCTGGAAACCAGGGTACCGCCACATCCTATCCCTCATCCCAATCTCTTTGATCTTTACCGAGTCCACGGCGGACCAGTCCAGCGGGTAAGAGAACAACTCCGTCTTGCCCGTGGGGATCTTCTCGATCAGGCTCTTTATGTGCTTGCGCTTCTCCTCAGTGTTGGCGCCCTTGATGGCCGCCAGTCCCGAGGCGCCGTCTACCACGCTCTGGAGGTTTTTGTCATCATCGCCGTAGTCCAGCGGCACCAGCTTGCGCTTGCGGGGAGCCTCGTCCGCCTCCTCGTCGTCGAATTTGTTGAAGACACTGTCCACAGTGAGCTTCTTGCGTTTGATGGCCACATTGGGCTGGCTGGGGCTGGTAACATTAGGGGCTCCTGTAGAGAGAAAGATATTTTACTCCATGAAGAAAGGCTTAAAAAAGGTCAAATGCAGCCATGTTAATCTCAatataatttctgggtaacaatgaagtaccttactgcgatttaattaaaaaaaacatttttttaagaaaaaaagaagcaatttctcaagcaagaatttagctaggactgtctgagtggggagggaaaaaGTAAAACTAGCCATTATTGGcaaaggtttggaactctttcctATTGgtttattaactaatttaccacctggtgatgtcaccaggcaggacAAAACTCCAtctcaccaaaacaggctgaatgTCAGGCGGACTTTtctcacagctcttacactaaaatgaCATTTTCAATTTCACTGTATTATTCTCATCTCAGTGTGGAACtgtaaaacacaggaaaaacacatttttgacTGCAATGGATCTTTAAAGTTTGACTGAAATAGGACGGTTACATTTAGTTGATATAGACAGCAATAGCAATCGGGTCTTTTTGTCGGCACTAAACTCTGCCATGGTTCATTGGGGGAAATGTTTTTGTAGTTTTTGTTGTTGGTAAAAGCCCAAAATACGGTCAGAGGTTAACACAGGCCGAGGAGATCCGATACGTTTTGATATGTgcaaaaatcatctgtcctcggttgcaacactcagttccaaactgcctctggaagcaacgtcagcacaagaactgtgcatcaggaacttcatgaaatgggtttccatggcagagaagctgcacacaagcctaaaatcactgtattcaatgccaagtgtcggctggagtggtgtaaagctcgccgccattggactctggagcagtggaaacgcgatctctggagtgatgaatcatgcttcaccatctggctgtccgatggatgaatctgggtttggtggatgccaggagaacactacctgccccaatgcatagtgccaactgtaaagtttagtggaggaggaataatggtctggggctgtttttcatggaaggtcaatcttaacactacagcatacaacgaCATTCTACACCAGGGgaactcaactcttaccctacgaggtccagagcctactggttttctgttctacctgataattatcCCTGATTAGATGGGAACAATGAAAAACCATGCAGTGGAACTGACTTCAAGGTCCAGAGTTAAGATCGAGGATTCTGTGCTTCAAACTTGGTGGTAACAGTTTACGGacggccctttcctgtttcagcatgccgACGCCCCCGTTCACAAAGTGAAATGGTTTGTGGAGATGATTGTTGTGggtgaacttgactggcctgcacagagccctgacctcaaccccatcaaacacctttgggatgaattgtaacACCGACAGAGCCAggactaatcgcccaacatcagttcccaacctcactaatgccttcgtggctgaatggaacaagtccctgcagcaatgttccaacatctagtggaaagccttcccagaagagtggaggctgttatagcagtaatgtaccaacatctagtggaaagccttcccagaagagtggaggctgttatagcagtaatgtaccaacatctagtggaaagccttcccagaagagtggaggctgtaacAGGTGCAacagggggaccaactccatattaatgcacatgattttggaatgagatgttcaaggAGCAGATGCCCACGTACGTTTGGCCATGTCGTGTATCGGTCATCATATAACGACAACGAGGCGTGGTCTGTGCTTGTGACTCGATAGCATtcgagggagggttagagagaaggTGTTGTGGGAGATGATTGGTTGGTAGATTAGTTAAATTAAGCTAATGCATCGGGAGATTCTCTGAATGAGAAAAGTTTGTCAGGCAAAGTAGCTCTATGGCTCAATCTAAAATGAATGGTATAGAGTCTTATTCCTGACTTGTTCCCATCTTTCCTATTCACTAGGGATTGAGACACTTCACTGGATCTACACAACAGATATCATACATATCCTGGTAGTTAGTTAGCAATATAGTAGGTGTATAGTTGGATCCAGAATCATCTGAAGATATATCTTCTACTGCCAGTCTCACAGACAAAACTCACCCAGTTTGAGACTGAGGCCAATCTTGGGGCGGAACTCGTCCTGGGGCAGGACCTCGTGGGGGGGCGGGGCCTCGTGAGGGGGAGAGTTCTCGTGAGGGATGATGATACCGCATGGCGACTCGTCCCCGGGCGTGTTGGGAGTGGCGCCCCCGCTGGCCGACGACACAGAGGGGGCCGCCGTGATTGGCCGCAGTGTGGGCTTCAGGCAGGGCTTGAACCCCGATTGGTCATCGTCGTCaaactcctccccctcttccacgTCATCATCtgagtggtggtggggatggtggtcccctcggtctctctcacctcgctctctctccctttctctgtcccggtctcctcgctctcgctccctctcccggtctcctcgctctctctccctttctctgtcccggtctcctcgctctctctccctttctctgtcccggTCTCCACGTTCTCTCTCCCGGTCTCCTCGGCGGTCACGGTCCTCCCGTGGCGCCTTGTGTACCCGCTCCTCCTCGGGATCTGGCTCCAGCTTCACCGGGGGCTGGCGCAGacgctctgcctcctcctccatctgGACCAATCCGAGAAGAGAAGCAGTGAGACAAGGGGAAAACACAGTCAGGAATgtggatacacacagacacacacctaatGTTTATGACCACCAGATGAATAGAGACCTGTTTACAATACAGACATATAGACAATGAGGAGTAAATGACCTTGAggcatacacacagtcacacacacacactctctctccctctccctcaccctgcgTATCTCGGCCTCGGGGTCGGGGTGTCCCTCGGCCAAAAGCCTCTGTCTgatctcctccagctcctccttctctctcttcctgtcgcGCTCGTCCATCTcagtctccttctccctgtctcgcAGACGCTTCTGCAGCGCGCTGCCCCTAAGGGCGGCACAAGGAACAACACCTTATATAACAGCGGCCCTGGCACGCATGTCTTCAAAATGTTGGAAGTAGAGCTGTTTATTTCTCTTCCTAAATTGTCCTATAGAAAAAAAGTAATAATGTCAACGTTTCAGGCCTTTATccactatcaactccattatatCTCCTTTTCAGATTTGTTTTCTATAGTATGTAAATCTAGAGGACCAGCATCCACTGTGTTGCGTTCAACTTCATTATGGTCACCTGTAGAACTTAGGGTCATCCCTGTCGTCATCATAGTCCTCCAGGAACTCCTTCAGACGTTTGCCTTCTTTAGCCTGTAGAAGAAGATAAGACACCCGATTAGCCGATACACTTTAGTCTATTTGATTAACGTCTCACACATTAAAGGCTTCAATTTTCAAACTCACACATGCATATGAATATGTCAATTGTAGGACCCATCAGGCCAGGCTCAGTGGTAAACCTGGGTCCTATTCAGTAGGGCGCAGCGtaacaaaatgttttgctacggacaatgaacactgGCGTTCCTATTAGACAAGTTCAGGTTGTACCCTCCCCAGTTTCAAAAACATTTTCTCCCAACAGAACACGACCCAGGAGAGCTGTGTGAGAACAGGGTTTGTTCCTACCATCTCTCTCCTACGCTCCTCCTCCCGCTCAGACTCCTTGGAGTAGTCTCGAGCCTTCTTCCTCTCGCGGATCTCCCAGTTCTTCAAGCGCTTCAAGACAAACACGAGACATTTAGCAACATTtcacagccaacacacacacacacacacactatcatgcTCACACTCAACTGTAAGCACCATGGATGCAAACTACTGAGGGCCCAAACAAGTATCCCTTTTTTAGTTGCACTGAAACATGCAATCAATCTCTGCTGGGTGGAAATGCAGGTTttaactaattaaacaacaaaAGAATATGATCTTAAtgatcagtctctgtgtgtaaaataaaaagtggttcatgtgaacctaactcacagctagaaaaaatgtaaagaaagaaatccaatgttatttgttgcctagacttGACTGCAAATGACACTCAAGTCTTGTGAAAAAAACATTACACGAATATTgcagttaccatgacagcctttataacaGAACGCTTGTGACCACACACAAATATTCCACtttgggggaaaaaaactattatAGTGGCAACTATAGTAGACATCAATCAAGTGCACAAGGCTACAATAACGCAAAAATAACGTTGAAATGAAATAACTCCCACGTGTCACTCAAGTTCAACACAACTAAAGCAATATCTTTGGGCTACACATGATTACATTGTACACGttctgcctgtggacatctgttctacaatgtgccagcagAGCATGATACCCTTTGTTGTTATAATGGATCTCTTTTAGGCAGAGTACACCCGGCATACCCCTTTTATCCACTGTATCGAAGAcgtgagaaagagggaaagtgtgTGGTTTTCCTTTCACCTCTATAGTGGCATCCAGCTTAAGCCAAGCCCAGCTACACTTCCTCCCTGAATCCACTTGTTTAACAAGCAACACTTCATTTTcacctaattctctcattctgaaaatgaaccacatactgtagagggaaaacattCGTTCCCAGTTAGCAGTTAGATCGTTAGCAGTTAGATCGTTAGCAGTTAGATCGTTAGCAGTTAGATCGTTAGCAGTTAGATCGTTAGCAGTTAGATCGTTAGCAGTTAGATCGTTAGCAGTTAGATCGTTAGCAGTTAGATCGTTAGCAGTTAGATCGTTAGCAGTTAGATCGTTAGCAGTTAgatcgttagctagttaacacccagacTGCCAGGATCCAGTAAGCAACTAACATGTTATAACGGCAATGAGTTGTATACCAATCTATACAATAGCAAATTGGTTCGGTTACTAATGTTCTCATCTAATGTTGTAACGTTAGCTGTCTAACTTTATTAGCAAGCTACTGTAATTTTCACACCATAACTGATCAAATAATTGAGTTTAAGTTGGCTAATGTTGCTCAACAGTTACCTGGCTAGCTAACGGAGAATTCCATCCATCTAGCAAGATACTTCCTCCCTCACCTCTAACTTTCCAAATGCCAGTTGTTTTTCAGTTACAGCTCATCATCACCTTCTCACCCCTGTGTCTCCGTGGTCAGGCCTCTCACCTACCTCTTCGTTATCGTTCAGGGGACgtgcaaactgcctttccactctcccattgtccaaagcccccccccccccaaacttcTCATCAGATCTAGCCAAATCACATCCCAAATACATTCCTGAAGCACTACTAGGTATGCGAGTACCTACTTCTTGGTAGGCTGCCTCCTTGTCTCTGAGCTTCCTCTCCAGCCTTCTTCTCTCGTAgacctcctcttcatcctcctggTCACGCTTCTTGTCCTTGTCGcgactcacctctctgtctctgcaacATCACCAACCTAGTTAAATACCCATCATTCCTTTACAGGGTGATTTCTGACTTTATTAAAACACACACCTGGAGCGGCTGCGGTCTTTGCTCCTGTCGcggctcctctccctctcccgttctCGCTCTTTCGTCCGGTTGCGGTCACGATCTCGGTCCCTGTCACttctttcccgctctctctcgcgctccctctcgcgctccctctccctctccttctcacgcTCCTTCTCCCGCTCGCGGTCCCGTCGCTCCCTCTCACGC is from Oncorhynchus gorbuscha isolate QuinsamMale2020 ecotype Even-year linkage group LG14, OgorEven_v1.0, whole genome shotgun sequence and encodes:
- the LOC123995383 gene encoding RNA-binding protein 25-like isoform X2; translation: MSFPHLNRPLLPPGIPPPQFSGFPSGTPMIPVHMGIMTQNPTVLVPTSMPVVSKPTAPRKEAPLDENNGPTTTVFVGNISEKASDMLIRKLLAKCGLVLSWKRVQGASGKLQAFGFCEYKEPESTLRALRLLHELQIGEKKLLVKVDAKTKAQLDEWKAKKKSSTNGNGKAEAEDGKEEEEEEVIDKDTQMRDQIVKGTIDGLIREYASDLKAPLNDEESQQRRKRKEKKEEEDINAIDGLEDDKRDLISREISKFRDTHKKLEEEKDKKEKERAEFERERRERDKERERERERRDREREKEREKERERERERERERERERSDRDRDRDRNRTKERERERERSRDRSKDRSRSRDREVSRDKDKKRDQEDEEEVYERRRLERKLRDKEAAYQERLKNWEIRERKKARDYSKESEREEERRREMAKEGKRLKEFLEDYDDDRDDPKFYRGSALQKRLRDREKETEMDERDRKREKEELEEIRQRLLAEGHPDPEAEIRRMEEEAERLRQPPVKLEPDPEEERVHKAPREDRDRRGDRERERGDRDRERERERGDRDRERERERGDRERERERGDRDRERERERGERDRGDHHPHHHSDDDVEEGEEFDDDDQSGFKPCLKPTLRPITAAPSVSSASGGATPNTPGDESPCGIIIPHENSPPHEAPPPHEVLPQDEFRPKIGLSLKLGAPNVTSPSQPNVAIKRKKLTVDSVFNKFDDEEADEAPRKRKLVPLDYGDDDKNLQSVVDGASGLAAIKGANTEEKRKHIKSLIEKIPTGKTELFSYPLDWSAVDSTLMDRRIRPWINKKIIEYIGEEEATLVDFVCSKVMAHGTPQGILDDVAMVLDEEAEVFIVKMWRLLIYETEAKKIGLVK
- the LOC123995383 gene encoding RNA-binding protein 25-like isoform X1, whose amino-acid sequence is MSFPHLNRPLLPPGIPPPQFSGFPSGTPMIPVHMGIMTQNPTVLVPTSMPVVSKPTAPRKEAPLDENNGPTTTVFVGNISEKASDMLIRKLLAKCGLVLSWKRVQGASGKLQGKNRTAFGFCEYKEPESTLRALRLLHELQIGEKKLLVKVDAKTKAQLDEWKAKKKSSTNGNGKAEAEDGKEEEEEEVIDKDTQMRDQIVKGTIDGLIREYASDLKAPLNDEESQQRRKRKEKKEEEDINAIDGLEDDKRDLISREISKFRDTHKKLEEEKDKKEKERAEFERERRERDKERERERERRDREREKEREKERERERERERERERERSDRDRDRDRNRTKERERERERSRDRSKDRSRSRDREVSRDKDKKRDQEDEEEVYERRRLERKLRDKEAAYQERLKNWEIRERKKARDYSKESEREEERRREMAKEGKRLKEFLEDYDDDRDDPKFYRGSALQKRLRDREKETEMDERDRKREKEELEEIRQRLLAEGHPDPEAEIRRMEEEAERLRQPPVKLEPDPEEERVHKAPREDRDRRGDRERERGDRDRERERERGDRDRERERERGDRERERERGDRDRERERERGERDRGDHHPHHHSDDDVEEGEEFDDDDQSGFKPCLKPTLRPITAAPSVSSASGGATPNTPGDESPCGIIIPHENSPPHEAPPPHEVLPQDEFRPKIGLSLKLGAPNVTSPSQPNVAIKRKKLTVDSVFNKFDDEEADEAPRKRKLVPLDYGDDDKNLQSVVDGASGLAAIKGANTEEKRKHIKSLIEKIPTGKTELFSYPLDWSAVDSTLMDRRIRPWINKKIIEYIGEEEATLVDFVCSKVMAHGTPQGILDDVAMVLDEEAEVFIVKMWRLLIYETEAKKIGLVK